A segment of the Trifolium pratense cultivar HEN17-A07 linkage group LG7, ARS_RC_1.1, whole genome shotgun sequence genome:
GTGTAAGTGGATTTGGATTTGTTTTGTACAAAGAATTATTAAACACAATCTTGTTTGCCCTCAGAGTCACAATCTTTGtattaggctctgtttggataaatagtTCAGATAAGTGTTTGTAAATAAGggcttatgtataagttatttcaatagaaagataaaataaagtcaaactgtttttatATAATCTATAAGTCATTTTATAAGCTATCCTAGAAAGCTTAaagaaataagctgaaaacagcttatggacatgaaataagttgtttttataagctctCACAAGAGCTTATACTAGTAGACTAGCTCAAATAAATCAACCAAAACAGGCCTAAAGTTCATCCCATAAAAGTCATGCAAGTATCTTGTCAGGTTTTGATTTCTATATGAAAGCACAAGACTAAACCAAGTCTATAAAAACTCCACAATAAAATGCTAACTACAATCAAATTATGAATGAGCAACagcaaaaaaaagataaatagaATAACTTACTGCACTTGAGTCTTGTCCTATAACCAACACTATCATATCAGGCTCAAATTTATGGATTGATGGAACAACCAACTCATTGAAGGCATATACATATCCTTTGTCCCCAGTTCCGTTTGGTAGAGGTATGTTTAAGTTATAACCGTACCCTTCTCCTTCACCTAGCTCATCAATAGAACCACTCTGCGGATGAGACGGACCCCATGATCCATGGTTCATATGAAGAGAGATGGTAAGAACTTTATTAGATGAATAAAATCCCTCGGCCGTACCATTTCCATAATGAACATCAATATCTATAACCACGACTTTCTTACATCCAGAATCTAAAGCTAATTGTACTGCTAATCCAGCGTTGTTAAGGAAACAGTATCCATCAGCTTGAGAAGGCTGAGCATGGTGACCGGGAGGTCTAACCAAAGCATAAGCAACTTTTCCATGTCCATCAAGCAAATGCTTCATTGAAGATAGTGTAGTCCCAGCAGCAAGAAGTGCGGCATCCCATGATCCAGGGTTCAAGAATGTGCCAGCACAAAGCATCTTTCCCCCTTCTTTATCAGCTTCTACCAGTTCATTTATGTACTCTAGAAAATTTCAACATTTGAAATTACATCAAGCACTGTTTTGTAAGTATAGCAGGGTCagaaaaatgagagaatatCAGAGAAAGTGAGAGAAAATGGCTGACATAATTTGTGGAACTGAACTGTAATTTTGAATTATGATTTCTCAAACATACAGAAATATTACATAGGAGTTATTTAGCGTGTTAGAGGATAAAGAGGAAGCGCCgaggattaaaaaaaatgctgCCAAGTTCGTCGTTATTGCAGATCAACTTTTCAAAAGATGATTCTCCAACTCGCTCTTGAAATACCTAGCTCCTAAACAAGCATAGTATGTAACAGCCGAAGTATGTGATGGAGTTTGTAGAACTTCACATTGGAGGGGTAGCACTAGCATCAAAGGAAGATTGTTCCACCTATGTAAAGAAGTGTGATAAGTGTCAGAGATTCTCTAATCTTCATCAAGCTCCCCCAGAATACTTGAGCTCAGTGGTTTCACCTTGGCCCTTCTTTAAATGGGACCAGATATTGTGGGTCCTTTCCCTTTAATGCAAAGGCAGGGAAATTTTTTTACTGTGGCAATGGACTACTTCACCAAATGGATAGTGGAGCAAGTTGTCACTATCATGGTAGAAAGGATCAAAAAGTTTTATTGGAAGACGAACATTTGCAGGTTCAGCATTCCATAAATGATAGTAACTGACAATGGAACTCAATTTGCTAGCACAAGTATGACCAATTTCTGCAAGGAATGAGGGATACAACTTAGCTTCACATCGGTGGAAAAATGCTATAATTCCAATTGAGATAATTGAGCCCAACGTGAGAGTCCTTTTTGCTCAAATGGGAAAAAATGCTAATAATTTGTGGGCCAGCTTAGACCTCCAAGGGGAAGTACGAGCTCGAGATCACTTGAAAGAAGAAGCGAGTAAAATGAAGGCAGCATGGAGGTGCGACTCAAAGGTAAGAATAAGGAGTATCAAGCAAGGAGATTTAGGACTGATGAGAAACCCAGGAGTTGAATAACCAGGGAAGTTGCACCCACGATGGAAAGGACCGTCAAGAGTCAAAGAGGACATGGGGAAAGGAGTCCACCGCTTGGAGCACTTGGATGGGTAAAAGGTACCACGAACCTGGAATGCAGTAAACGGGGGAGTACGAGAAGGGAAAAAGAAAGCGAGCAAGCTTTAATTTTCATTATGTTAGCTTAAAGTTATGTTGAAGTAGGTGACAATGAAGGCAAGAATGCCAATAGTTTATTCTTCTTGTAATGTTTCTTTTATCTTTGTAATATTGCAATCAAGGTTGCTTTCCAAAAAATTGTACACCTCCTACGTTATAGGAAAATTTAATGCCTTAATAAGGTGCTTGGGAAAATGGAAGTTAATGAATGtaacaatatgtataagtgtcGTGCCATGTCAACGTTGGACAAgtcttcaatctgaagtgtgGATGCTACGTAGGTTACAAAACAGTTGCAGTTTACAAGACAGCAAATGACTTACTGCAAACAATCTAGAACATAAGTAATACAAATGCTGCTCACAACACAACCAAAACACATTCCGAATTACCTAAGCACAAAACTGAATGCTAAAATATAACACACTAAAACCCAGAGTATAACTACAGTACAGCAATATGCacaaaataattcttcaaaatAAAGTGAGAAAATTTTAACGAACATGGCCGAAATCGTCTAATGTGGCTTCTGATGTGGTCATAATGTGAATAAAAATTACAACGCCACATCAGCAATCCTGCGGCtgcaattgcggatgcggaccATAATTTAAAACCATAATCCATTCCATTTCCATGCTACTAACCTAGACTCacatctataaaaaatttaactttgtAAGCAAAGCACAAATTTTGACCAAAACCCAATGTTACTCCTCATCTAAGAATACCAAAAACCTCTATGATTACACAAGTCATGCCAATAAACACAATATATGAATACAAAATGATAAGAATATGGGTAAAATTGATAGTACCAGGAGTGTGAAAAGAAtggaggtcagtgatgagagCAGGTCTCCCATGGTTCCAAGAAATATGAGGAGAAATAGGACCATTTTTAAGGATAGAGACCATGTTTTTGACTCTGTCTGAGTTTTCAGGATGTTTCTCCAACACCTCTAAGAAACCAGGATCAATTCCTGTGTCAAAAACACCTTTGCCTGTATCATGGTTGAGCATTCCATCATGCCAGAAAACATCGATTTTGTTCACTGAGGAAGATTGGGATGAATCTGTATTCGTTGTTGCCATGGGAATGAATGACTGTGAGTGAGGTGCGACTTAGTTGGTAGGGATTTTAGTGAAAGAAATTGTTGGATCATATTTATATCCATTTATAATATGgtttattcaaaattttcaataaatctgattaaataatttttcctttccaaaatataagaataagGCTCAATTTTTTTcgttttattataaaaaaataaagactcAATTTTTTCGTTttaaattaactttattttatttaaataattagaTTAAGATTGGACGGTCACCAATATCTTGAATATGTGAATGCGTGATCACATTGAATTTAGtgaattcatttttaatttttataaacaaatgcATCTTTGTGAAGCTTAACATAGACGAAGCTCAGAAGGATAGTACAACTAGGTGTGAAGGTGTTATTCGAGGTAGTCAAGATAGTCGCTTAGTGGTTTCACAAAGGGTGTGGGATCTTGTAGTGCATCGATCTGTAGTGGAGTTGTGAGAACTTTTTGAAGGACTCACATATGCAAAGAGAATGAGGTTTATGGCTATTGAAGTGTAAAATATCACCATTgaacataaaatattttagaaCAAAACAATTTGTGTACACACAACTTTATTCTCTAATCTCTTAAGTAACTATTTCTTCTTTTCGTGTTTAGCTTCAaccatatttgatttttggattTAAATcctttattgttgttgtactGTGTAGCGGTTGTAGAGAATTTGTATGATGTAATCTTCGCAATCACTCACTAACCGTAACAACATGAACCGAACCATTGCTGTCAGAAATCGGTTGCACAATTCCCCTATGCATTAACTCAGCCGGCACAAAATTCGCAAGCGAAGCTAATTCGTCAACAGCTTCACAAATTTGCTCAACACAAATCACAATATCAATAAGCAATGATGCAACCGTAGAAGCCGGTATTATCTCCAAATGATCAGCTCCTTCCCATGGATTTGTTCTTAGTATAGATTTAAGAGATTCAGCAGCATTTTTAGCATTTAAAACATGAGATTTAGGTGTTGATGACTTagacatttttttaatcatcaatGAAGATTCTTTTAGGGCCTTCCCTAACTCCATGCTAATAGTTGTGCATGATTCTTGAATTCTGCTCCGAAATTCATATGGGGTCTGTATTGAAAAACATGTTTAATTAGCATACTAATTAAGTAACTAATTGCTGATTTAAGAATAAATGAACCACATTCATAATTTGTAATGTAGAAATGAGAAGGAATTTTTTGTGCCATACTTTGGAATTGTGGAGATATACACTAAGAGCTTCAAGTTTGTAGGCACAAAACCGTGTCAAGTTCCCAATCTTTAAATATTGCTTCCATGGATGGCGAAATCTGAACCGTCCATGACGAGGTTCCCATCTTGCCAAAACAGCCTATCAAAAtccaaagaaaaattaaataacaaataatgtaatttttttttttggtcaataaATCAAGCCCAAGTGAATAGATTCACACTTAGGAGAAATGGAAAATCTGATATTCAAACTTCAACATCTCTAATAATATTCGCTAGTAATTGAGCTACTTTACGGGACCAAATAATGTAATGATCTGCTAATgttgtaaaacttttttttaatagatgcATTATATCACATAACCGTAGTAATAATATATCCACAAATATCTATAGCGAATTGTCATAGGatttatgtgtatatatacaaattttataGCGTCAGCATGTATACTTTAATTTCTTAAAGGCTTaatgagattattattattattattattattattattattattattattattattattattattattattattattattattattattattattgttattattatttttcgtaataaaatgttactccctccgtcccaaaaagaatgacccattttgaatatatgcactattcatatatattgttttgaccatatttttctactaataaataaaaataaatattaacatataagatgttgttagattcgtctcgatgagtattttcaaaatatcaattttttataatttttactattatacaattaaagatattagtcgccaaagttatgcattggcatgcgtgtttcggtcaactgggtcattctttttgggacggagggagtatgctAGAGAACATAGTTATTGGTCTTCACCATTGTTTCTTCACTGCTTTTTGAGGAGAGGACACTTTTATATCTTTCAAGAAATTGCTTATCATTCTCAACTTCTGTATTCTCAGAATTGTTGAAATACTCATCTCCAAATCCTGCGTTTGACAATGTTTCCATTAGTTTGAAATCTCATGAGATGTATTAATATCTAATAGGAACATTGCAACAAATTATATATCATACATGGTACTTCACATGAACATGGTAGGGATACTGTGTAGAGATTGAAATACGAACTCGATATTCTTCACTTATGTATATGAACCGTGAAATTTTAGCCATTATAgtacttgacaaaataaaaacatatagtTTAAAATAAAAGTCGTTCGGTCTTATAAGAATATTTCAATTGATAGCTACTAATTAAGAACATTATTGAAAAGGTCGAACCCAAAAATTCCCCAATTTTCCACActtataaccaaaaaaaagaaattgttcaAAAGGCATTTATATTTAAGTGTTAATTTTGACTAAATGTTCAAGGATTTAAGAACTTTGTAATCCTATAGTTATAAGATATCACACATCAATATGCATACTCctcttcaaattaaaatttgtccATCAATTGTTTTGTTACACTggtaaaataaattgatttttgatCGAGAGAGATTTATAGtcatcaaagaaaataaaagtaaaagacttttttttctttttcaagtaacttaatagttaaaattttatcttaaaataaataattagaatgtttgaagtttgaacatcaatttttacatataaaatacgatATTCTTACCAATTAAACTAAACAGGGTGAAAGATTTAAATATTTCTCCAAAAGAATCAAAACAAGTAAAAGACATTTATTCATTACACacacaataaaaacaacaaataaatgatGTGTAAAGGAAGACATGGAATTTAGTGGGAATCAAACAAGCTAAGTGATTATTGGACGGTGTTTATTCAAACAAGCAAAGACATGCATTTTGGATTTTACCATACACCCCCATTTTACTTCTATTTCAGTATTAGGTGTAGAAAACTATCTTAATAATTTACACTTGCCGTGTAGaacaaatgttaattttttaatttatttatactgTAGTAAGATAGTAAAATATGATTAAACGTTTtgttaaaatttgtttatattactagtgtccaattttatttttttcggtTTGTTACTAGTGTGCAATTATTAAACTCAAAACAATGTAAATAGTTCTGCATGATCTTAAAGGCAAATGCATGACTAATCAAAGGAAATATAACTAGGTAGTTTAACTTTAAGGTCTAATGAAAATAGGGTGGAAacttaagacaaaaaaaactaGATGATCGAAGGCCTATAGGTAacagaaaaatatttatatggtcACAATATTTAATTACACTCATATAAAATCGGAtcataaaatttgattaaacgttagtaaaataaaaatacataccTTGTAAGAACTCCGCAACCTTTTCAATATTGCCAACAATTTTATTGTGAAGATCTTCTCCAATCCAAACAGGGCATATGAAAATACACACTGTAATAGCTATACAACTCCCAATTATGATCGTTAATAACCTCCCATAAGCAATTTCTAGAAGTTCATGACCAGTCATATCCGAAAGAGATATCAAACAGAAGGTTAAGATGAATATGATCATTCCATAATCATATCTCGCCTTCAATTTAGGAGAAAATCTCATAAATGTCACTCTTTCAGCTGTAaaataaagggaaaaaaaaatgacatcctgaataaaaataaacaacttaatttttcaAGTCATACATAGCTATGTTAAGATGAATATAGggtctgtttgttatagatttttctaaaatagattcttatagtgttaaatgattttgtgtaaattttttttacaaataaactttttataaaagcttcaaatgaaaatttggtttgaatagttatttttaaaatgttattttaggtatttgatcattttattgaaaaaaaaaattggatatcaaaatttcgaaaaatctctaaattttgaagctatttcaaatagattttcataaaaatcatttttgaaatacaactttttgtaaaaattatgattttgactatgttttgatcttcaataatatgTGTATATGTTATATGATttcaaaattagtgtttaaatttagagaaaaaaaaacgaatataaaaaaacttgtaatattttaaaaaacgattttagaaaatctattttcaaaaatacaaaaaaaaaaatctattttttttaaagctggAACAAACAGGTCCATAATTGATCgagaatataaaaattatttttattgtcgGTGTATATGAACTAAATATATTAAGTATTAGGAATGAATAAAATTACACTTACCAATCACAAAGACAAAGATTGAAGTCATTACAACTTTTCCCTTATCCCCACAAAGAGTGGCTAGTTTGTTACTTGCAACACCGAGCGCACCCGCTAACCCCGTTGCCAACATCCTATTGAAACCTTTTCCGAGTGTTGCACCTGAAAATTAATGCCATTTGTATATCTTTTAACAACTAATATTAGTATTGTAGTGCATTAGAGGAGAGTGTATGTTTGTAGAAAGCTCTTAGTAATAGTGGgtttaactcatccttacaaaaccggcttttAAGGTGAGGCTTTTCTctaatatataaacacttagtaagaccatctctcaaccgatatGAGACTCTTAACAAAAACGTTGAACTTATGCCTCCTTATCACTCAAACCCTCCAAAACATAAACCCAATTAATAGATTATTACATAACACATAACTATAACTACTA
Coding sequences within it:
- the LOC123898998 gene encoding histone deacetylase 8, whose product is MATTNTDSSQSSSVNKIDVFWHDGMLNHDTGKGVFDTGIDPGFLEVLEKHPENSDRVKNMVSILKNGPISPHISWNHGRPALITDLHSFHTPEYINELVEADKEGGKMLCAGTFLNPGSWDAALLAAGTTLSSMKHLLDGHGKVAYALVRPPGHHAQPSQADGYCFLNNAGLAVQLALDSGCKKVVVIDIDVHYGNGTAEGFYSSNKVLTISLHMNHGSWGPSHPQSGSIDELGEGEGYGYNLNIPLPNGTGDKGYVYAFNELVVPSIHKFEPDMIVLVIGQDSSAFDPNGRQCLTMEGYREIGRIVHSLVTRHSDGRLLIVQEGGYHVTYSAYCLHATLEGILNLPLPLLEDHVAYYPEDETFSVKVIEAIKDYVKDKMPLWRTD
- the LOC123898204 gene encoding aluminum-activated malate transporter 8-like, with amino-acid sequence MVSPNVEDTTSFTHTLGTLVKKSWANLMKVTNMVKEFGQDDPRRVIHSFKVGLALVLIYILHHFRPSFYGFGDNVIWAVLTVVIVLELSVGATLGKGFNRMLATGLAGALGVASNKLATLCGDKGKVVMTSIFVFVIAERVTFMRFSPKLKARYDYGMIIFILTFCLISLSDMTGHELLEIAYGRLLTIIIGSCIAITVCIFICPVWIGEDLHNKIVGNIEKVAEFLQGFGDEYFNNSENTEVENDKQFLERYKSVLSSKSSEETMAVLARWEPRHGRFRFRHPWKQYLKIGNLTRFCAYKLEALSVYLHNSKTPYEFRSRIQESCTTISMELGKALKESSLMIKKMSKSSTPKSHVLNAKNAAESLKSILRTNPWEGADHLEIIPASTVASLLIDIVICVEQICEAVDELASLANFVPAELMHRGIVQPISDSNGSVHVVTVSE